From Deltaproteobacteria bacterium, one genomic window encodes:
- a CDS encoding glycosyltransferase, with product MGRAAAAAAVAGRRSAAADSARAAARGRRRAGARAQARGARGAHVAARRRRSAHVPVARRGGPAARDRSVRGRRGAAASAGRGRSVRRARRVMRVVHVTRGFPPRCIGGMSTAVDAIVAIHRDAGWCVGVVSFDGYRARAAGAVAPRVRQDGAGGWIVRVLGAASADEARARIVAFAPDVVYLHHGTLWSEVDDACRRVGARVVAVAHVCQAVQAALRGVRSVPRSVAAQRALLRAADEVIAPSRAAADALAADVPECASRLRVAALPVPDCAAALAAAGPPARGGPILYAGRFSDVNGTAEWIAAIPAVARACPRARFVVAGGVPENPRADARWRARFSASAPQAELVGWLGRDALARHYAGASIVVVPSWFETFGLTAVEAMCRGRAVVATAAGALVDHVEPGVTGVLVPPRDPVVLAEAVAALARDPDRAIALGTAAAAAARRRYCSPTTSWP from the coding sequence ATGGGCCGCGCTGCGGCGGCTGCGGCCGTCGCCGGTCGTCGATCCGCTGCCGCCGACTCCGCGCGCGCCGCAGCTCGTGGTCGACGTCGCGCCGGTGCGCGCGCGCAAGCTCGCGGCGCTCGCGGCGCACACGTCGCAGCTCGCCGGCGGCGATCCGCGCACGTTCCTGTGGCCCGGCGTGGTGGACCGGCTGCTCGCGACCGAAGCGTTCGCGGTCGCCGCGGGGCCGCCGCTTCCGCCGGGCGCGGCCGATCCGTTCGCCGGGCTCGACGTGTGATGCGGGTCGTTCACGTTACGCGCGGGTTTCCGCCCCGCTGCATCGGCGGGATGTCGACCGCGGTCGACGCGATCGTCGCGATCCACCGGGACGCCGGCTGGTGCGTCGGCGTCGTGTCCTTCGACGGCTATCGCGCGCGCGCGGCCGGCGCGGTCGCCCCTCGCGTGCGACAGGACGGGGCCGGCGGCTGGATCGTCCGCGTGCTCGGCGCGGCCTCGGCCGACGAGGCGCGCGCGCGCATCGTCGCGTTCGCGCCAGATGTGGTGTATCTACACCATGGCACACTGTGGTCCGAAGTGGATGACGCGTGCCGTCGCGTCGGCGCGCGCGTCGTCGCCGTGGCGCACGTGTGCCAGGCGGTGCAGGCCGCCCTGCGCGGCGTCCGCAGCGTACCGCGCAGCGTCGCCGCCCAGCGCGCGCTGCTTCGCGCCGCCGACGAGGTGATCGCGCCGTCGCGCGCGGCGGCCGACGCGCTGGCCGCCGACGTGCCGGAGTGTGCGTCTCGCCTGCGGGTCGCGGCGCTGCCGGTGCCGGACTGCGCGGCGGCGCTCGCGGCGGCCGGCCCCCCGGCCCGTGGCGGCCCGATCCTGTACGCGGGGCGGTTCTCCGACGTCAACGGCACCGCCGAGTGGATCGCCGCGATTCCGGCCGTCGCGCGCGCGTGCCCGCGCGCTCGGTTCGTCGTCGCCGGCGGCGTCCCGGAAAACCCGCGGGCCGATGCTCGCTGGCGCGCGCGGTTTTCCGCGAGCGCGCCGCAGGCCGAACTCGTCGGTTGGCTCGGCCGCGATGCCCTCGCGCGCCACTACGCCGGCGCGTCGATCGTGGTCGTGCCGAGCTGGTTCGAGACGTTCGGTCTCACCGCGGTGGAGGCGATGTGCCGCGGCCGCGCGGTCGTGGCCACGGCCGCGGGCGCGCTGGTCGACCACGTCGAGCCCGGCGTGACTGGCGTGCTGGTGCCGCCGCGCGACCCGGTCGTGCTGGCCGAGGCCGTCGCCGCGCTGGCGCGCGATCCGGACCGGGCGATCGCGCTCGGCACCGCCGCGGCCGCAGCCGCGCGCCGCCGCTACTGCAGCCCCACGACGTCCTGGCCGTGA
- a CDS encoding PIG-L family deacetylase, protein MDARVAAKVSAGGRDSARRPGVVPGGGRRRLRGARRATADRSRRRALGVEPVRLSYGDGPTRARDRVRRRGGDGVAARRRLVRGGARLGAVRRPRRTTSPIGAPDGAGAPARAVARQVPGVRAHARRSAVRRRHRRDDRAGDRVGAVRRRVRIAGIWAHPDDESFAAAGLLSLAALRGARVDVVCATRGEAGRAREPVAGPLAAVRVRELAAACRAIGAAPPTVWGLPDGAVTAGDVALAARRWLAGARPDVVVTFGPDGGYGHRDHIAVSRGVAEAVGPGVRVLHAVFPTGLLTPVWAALRRLRPSPVVDPLPPTPRAPQLVVDVAPVRARKLAALAAHTSQLAGGDPRTFLWPGVVDRLLATEAFAVAAGPPLPPGAADPFAGLDV, encoded by the coding sequence GTGGACGCTCGCGTGGCGGCGAAAGTTTCAGCCGGGGGTCGAGATTCTGCTCGCCGCCCCGGTGTTGTTCCTGGGGGTGGCCGCCGTCGGTTACGCGGTGCGCGCCGCGCGACTGCGGATCGATCGCGACGGCGTGCGCTGGGGGTGGAGCCAGTACGGCTTTCGTATGGGGACGGACCGACTCGCGCGCGCGATCGTGTACGACGACGCGGTGGCGATGGTGTCGCGGCGCGGCGGCGCCTGGTACGTGGCGGCGCGCGACTGGGCGCGGTTCGACGACCTCGCCGAACGACTTCGCCAATCGGCGCTCCCGACGGAGCGGGTGCGCCGGCGCGCGCCGTGGCGCGCCAGGTTCCAGGCGTTCGGGCTCACGCTCGACGCTCTGCTGTTCGCCGACGCCACCGGCGCGACGATCGCGCTGGCGATCGCGTTGGCGCTGTGAGGCGCCGGGTGCGGATCGCGGGCATCTGGGCGCACCCGGACGACGAGTCGTTTGCGGCCGCCGGACTGCTCTCCCTCGCCGCCCTGCGCGGCGCGCGCGTCGACGTGGTGTGCGCGACGCGAGGGGAGGCGGGGCGCGCGCGAGAGCCGGTGGCCGGGCCGCTCGCGGCGGTGCGCGTGCGCGAGCTGGCCGCCGCGTGCCGCGCGATCGGCGCGGCGCCGCCGACGGTGTGGGGGCTGCCGGACGGCGCGGTCACCGCCGGCGACGTCGCGCTCGCCGCGCGCCGGTGGCTCGCCGGCGCGCGGCCGGACGTCGTGGTCACCTTCGGCCCGGACGGCGGCTACGGCCACCGCGACCACATCGCCGTGAGCCGCGGGGTGGCCGAGGCGGTCGGGCCCGGTGTGCGCGTTCTGCACGCGGTGTTTCCGACCGGGTTGCTCACCCCGGTATGGGCCGCGCTGCGGCGGCTGCGGCCGTCGCCGGTCGTCGATCCGCTGCCGCCGACTCCGCGCGCGCCGCAGCTCGTGGTCGACGTCGCGCCGGTGCGCGCGCGCAAGCTCGCGGCGCTCGCGGCGCACACGTCGCAGCTCGCCGGCGGCGATCCGCGCACGTTCCTGTGGCCCGGCGTGGTGGACCGGCTGCTCGCGACCGAAGCGTTCGCGGTCGCCGCGGGGCCGCCGCTTCCGCCGGGCGCGGCCGATCCGTTCGCCGGGCTCGACGTGTGA
- a CDS encoding AMP-dependent synthetase, which produces MTTLELHGAVPQLHDYILRAARQWPDKVAVVYGDDRATFADLDARSNALAHALAARGVDRGDRVIVFADNTIETAVAFWAVLKANAVVSVVNPLTKADKLRYLVDDCRAAALITDAHLRRVFEPAVAQAKSVKTVIVSGDYPAGALASLPGGVAWADALASGDPGAPPERRNHELDLASIIYTSGSTGEPKGVMLTHRNMLTAATSVGTYLEIAESDVILCALPLAFDYGLYQMIMAARWGARLVLERSFAFPAKVLAKMAAERVTVFPGVPTIFALLAQFKHIDRYDLSAIRAVTNTAAALPVKHITMLREMFPQAKIFSMYGLTECKRCSYLPPELIDVKPDSVGIAIPNTELWIVDDDGNRVGPGVVGQLVVRGATVMRGYWEKPEATAKKLRLGPLPGETVLYTGDYCKMDEDGHLYFVGRMDDVIKSRGEKVAPKEVEQALYAIEGVQEAAVIGVPDDILGQAIKAFVVVADGVPRDPRWIQRECQKRLENFMVPKYVEFRDALPKGATGKIQKTELA; this is translated from the coding sequence ATGACGACGCTCGAGTTGCACGGCGCAGTGCCTCAACTGCACGACTACATCTTGCGCGCGGCGCGCCAGTGGCCCGACAAGGTGGCGGTCGTCTACGGCGACGACCGCGCGACGTTCGCCGACCTCGACGCGCGATCCAACGCGCTGGCGCACGCGCTCGCCGCTCGCGGCGTCGACCGCGGCGACCGCGTGATCGTGTTCGCCGACAACACCATCGAGACGGCCGTGGCGTTTTGGGCCGTGCTCAAGGCGAATGCGGTCGTGTCGGTCGTCAATCCGCTCACCAAGGCGGACAAGCTGCGCTACCTGGTCGACGACTGCCGTGCGGCCGCGTTGATCACGGACGCCCACCTGCGGCGGGTGTTCGAGCCGGCGGTGGCGCAGGCCAAGTCCGTAAAGACCGTGATCGTGTCGGGCGATTACCCGGCCGGCGCCCTCGCGTCGCTGCCGGGCGGCGTCGCGTGGGCCGACGCGCTCGCCAGCGGCGACCCCGGAGCACCACCGGAGCGGCGCAACCACGAACTCGATCTGGCGTCCATCATCTACACCTCCGGGTCGACCGGCGAACCCAAGGGCGTGATGCTCACGCACCGCAACATGCTCACCGCGGCGACGTCCGTCGGCACGTACCTGGAGATCGCCGAATCGGACGTGATCCTGTGCGCCCTGCCGCTGGCGTTCGACTACGGCCTGTACCAGATGATCATGGCCGCGCGCTGGGGTGCGCGCCTGGTGCTCGAACGCAGCTTCGCGTTTCCCGCCAAGGTGCTGGCCAAGATGGCCGCGGAGCGCGTCACGGTGTTTCCGGGCGTGCCGACCATCTTCGCGTTGCTCGCGCAGTTCAAGCACATCGATCGCTACGACCTGTCCGCGATCCGCGCGGTGACCAACACGGCCGCCGCCCTGCCGGTCAAGCACATCACCATGCTGCGAGAGATGTTTCCCCAGGCGAAGATCTTTTCGATGTACGGGCTCACCGAGTGCAAGCGATGCAGTTACTTGCCGCCCGAGCTGATCGACGTCAAACCCGACAGCGTCGGGATCGCGATCCCGAACACGGAGCTGTGGATCGTCGACGACGACGGCAACCGCGTCGGCCCCGGCGTGGTCGGCCAGCTCGTCGTGCGCGGCGCAACCGTGATGCGGGGCTACTGGGAAAAGCCGGAGGCGACCGCGAAGAAGCTGCGGCTGGGGCCGCTGCCGGGCGAGACCGTGCTGTACACCGGCGACTATTGCAAGATGGACGAAGACGGCCACCTGTACTTCGTCGGCCGCATGGACGACGTCATCAAGTCGCGCGGCGAGAAGGTCGCGCCGAAGGAGGTCGAGCAAGCGCTGTACGCGATCGAGGGCGTTCAGGAGGCGGCGGTGATCGGCGTGCCCGACGACATCCTCGGCCAGGCGATCAAGGCGTTCGTCGTGGTCGCGGACGGCGTGCCCCGCGACCCGCGCTGGATCCAGCGCGAGTGCCAAAAGCGCCTCGAGAACTTCATGGTGCCCAAGTACGTCGAGTTTCGCGACGCGCTGCCCAAGGGCGCGACCGGCAAGATTCAGAAAACGGAGCTGGCATGA
- the prmC gene encoding peptide chain release factor N(5)-glutamine methyltransferase gives MTAVDHEHKRAAEQELRRRLADAGADNPEREAARLARAVDARPDLDVDAVIAQRARGVPLGMILGTEEFMGIELEVAAGALVPREETELLGRTAVARLQELEPGRAPRVIDMCCGSGNLAVAIAVHVPAARVWAADLTEPCVALARRNAARAGVADRVEVVQGDLFEPLRDRGLEGTIDLVVCNPPYISTSRLEKGDRRALLDHEPREAFDGGPFGLSIQQRVVKVAADFLRPGGWLMFEFGLGQDRQMTALFRRARVYDHIATVPDPDGNPRVAVASKKPL, from the coding sequence ATGACCGCGGTCGACCACGAACACAAACGCGCGGCCGAGCAGGAATTGCGGCGGCGACTCGCGGACGCGGGCGCCGACAACCCGGAGCGCGAGGCGGCTCGACTCGCGCGGGCGGTCGACGCGCGGCCCGACCTCGACGTCGACGCCGTGATCGCGCAGCGCGCGCGCGGCGTGCCGCTCGGGATGATCCTCGGCACCGAGGAGTTCATGGGCATCGAGCTGGAAGTGGCCGCCGGCGCGCTCGTTCCGCGCGAGGAGACCGAGTTGCTGGGCCGCACGGCGGTCGCCCGGCTGCAGGAGCTGGAGCCCGGGCGCGCGCCGCGGGTGATCGACATGTGCTGCGGCAGTGGCAACCTGGCAGTGGCGATCGCCGTCCACGTCCCGGCCGCGCGCGTGTGGGCGGCCGACCTCACCGAACCGTGCGTGGCGCTCGCGCGCCGCAACGCCGCGCGCGCGGGCGTCGCCGACCGCGTCGAGGTCGTGCAGGGCGACCTGTTCGAGCCGCTGCGCGACCGCGGCCTCGAGGGCACGATCGACCTCGTCGTGTGCAACCCGCCGTACATCTCGACGTCGCGACTGGAAAAGGGCGACCGCCGCGCGCTGCTCGATCACGAGCCACGCGAGGCGTTCGACGGCGGCCCGTTCGGGCTGTCGATCCAGCAGCGCGTCGTCAAGGTGGCGGCTGACTTCTTGCGGCCGGGCGGCTGGCTGATGTTCGAGTTCGGCCTCGGCCAGGATCGCCAGATGACCGCGCTGTTTCGCCGGGCGCGGGTCTACGACCACATCGCGACCGTCCCCGACCCGGACGGCAACCCCCGCGTCGCCGTCGCGTCGAAGAAACCCCTCTGA
- a CDS encoding acyl carrier protein, whose protein sequence is MDTKQQIREFITSNFYVADPGALTDDASLLDAGIIDSTGVLEVIGFIEDTFQVEVDDEEMIPENLDSVNAIAAFVERKRAG, encoded by the coding sequence ATGGACACCAAACAGCAGATCCGCGAGTTCATCACGTCGAACTTCTACGTCGCCGACCCCGGCGCGCTCACCGACGACGCGTCGTTGCTCGACGCGGGCATCATCGACTCCACCGGCGTCCTCGAGGTGATCGGATTCATCGAGGACACGTTTCAAGTCGAGGTCGACGACGAGGAGATGATTCCGGAAAACCTCGACTCGGTAAACGCGATCGCGGCGTTCGTGGAGCGCAAGCGCGCCGGGTGA
- a CDS encoding GNAT family N-acetyltransferase — translation MLVFAREVYVCLCPTDVAPRSPAELELDAPVRFRRGAADDLARLDRDHHDDAHLSELAERLDRGEYWLLAEVDGEVVGYTWLHARPTASYPSLPGCTIALGPDTGYGYDAWTAPSHRGRGVRRAGFVEELRVLAGWGKRWEASFFVKHQLDGATRSLAAAGIAVMPIWRIYLAEDRTLAAEQLAESDAVRPTFVTAA, via the coding sequence GTGTTGGTGTTCGCGCGCGAGGTGTACGTGTGTCTGTGTCCGACGGACGTGGCGCCGCGCAGCCCCGCCGAACTCGAGCTCGACGCGCCGGTTCGGTTTCGCCGCGGCGCCGCCGACGATCTGGCCCGCCTCGACCGCGACCACCACGACGACGCGCACCTGTCCGAGCTGGCCGAGCGGCTCGACCGGGGGGAATACTGGCTGCTCGCGGAGGTGGACGGCGAGGTCGTCGGCTACACGTGGCTGCACGCGCGGCCGACGGCGTCGTACCCGTCCCTGCCCGGCTGCACGATCGCGCTCGGCCCCGACACCGGCTACGGCTACGACGCGTGGACGGCGCCGTCTCACCGCGGCCGCGGCGTGCGGCGCGCCGGCTTCGTCGAGGAGCTGCGCGTGCTCGCCGGCTGGGGCAAGCGGTGGGAGGCGAGCTTCTTCGTCAAGCACCAGCTCGACGGCGCCACGCGGTCGCTCGCGGCCGCGGGCATCGCCGTGATGCCGATCTGGCGCATCTATCTGGCCGAGGACAGGACGCTCGCCGCCGAACAACTCGCGGAGTCCGACGCCGTGCGGCCGACGTTCGTAACCGCCGCGTAA
- a CDS encoding formate--tetrahydrofolate ligase, whose amino-acid sequence MRPLVDVAADLGISPAALQPYGNFAAKVDPARIDAPAPAAPKLILVSAITPTPAGEGKTTTTIGLGDALARLGHRVCIALREPSLGPCMGIKGGGTGGGRAQVVPSDRINLHFTGDFHAITSAHNLIAAVLDNHIHFDREPDIDPRRVLWPRVLDMNDRALRHIVLGLGGKANSIPREGGFDITAASELMAILCLAEDADDLRRRIDRILVAFARTGEPVAAAALRTTGAALALLRDAMFPNLVQTLEGTPALVHGGPFANIAHGCNSVIATKLGLRVADWVVTEAGFGFDLGAEKFYDIKCRSAGLDTAAVVLVASVRALKLHGGVAVDALDRPNPDAVDRGLPNLEKHIENIHMFTELPVVALNRFGADTDEEIDVVRRFCSDRGIEFAVAEHFDRGAEGAVDLARAVVRQAERDQTRFRPLYELAQSVPDKIRAVATRMYGASDVAFTKQAERDLADIARLGYDKLPVCIAKTHSSLSDDPKLRGRPRDFDVTVRAIQINAGAGFLVVLTGDILRMPGLPRTPRAESIDLHGQDVVGLQ is encoded by the coding sequence ATGCGACCGCTCGTCGACGTCGCGGCCGACCTGGGCATTTCGCCGGCCGCGCTGCAGCCCTATGGCAACTTCGCGGCCAAGGTCGATCCGGCCCGGATCGACGCGCCCGCCCCGGCCGCGCCGAAGCTGATCCTGGTGTCGGCGATCACGCCGACGCCGGCCGGCGAAGGCAAGACGACCACGACGATCGGCCTCGGGGACGCGCTCGCGCGCCTCGGTCACCGCGTGTGCATCGCGCTGCGCGAACCGTCGCTGGGCCCGTGCATGGGCATCAAGGGCGGCGGCACCGGCGGCGGCCGCGCCCAGGTCGTGCCGTCGGACCGCATCAACCTGCACTTCACCGGCGACTTCCACGCGATCACGTCGGCCCACAACCTGATCGCGGCCGTGCTCGACAACCACATCCACTTCGACCGCGAACCGGACATCGATCCGCGGCGCGTGCTGTGGCCGCGCGTGCTCGACATGAACGACCGCGCGCTGCGCCACATCGTGCTCGGACTCGGCGGCAAGGCCAACAGCATCCCGCGCGAAGGGGGCTTCGACATCACCGCCGCGTCGGAGTTGATGGCGATCCTGTGCCTGGCCGAGGACGCGGATGATTTGCGGCGCCGAATCGACCGGATTCTCGTCGCGTTCGCCCGCACCGGCGAGCCGGTGGCGGCCGCGGCCCTGCGCACCACCGGCGCCGCCCTCGCGCTGCTGCGCGACGCGATGTTCCCCAACCTCGTCCAGACCCTCGAGGGAACACCGGCGCTCGTCCACGGCGGCCCGTTCGCCAACATCGCGCACGGCTGCAACAGCGTGATCGCGACGAAGCTCGGCCTGCGGGTCGCCGACTGGGTGGTCACCGAGGCCGGGTTCGGCTTCGACCTCGGCGCCGAGAAGTTTTACGACATCAAGTGCCGCAGCGCGGGCCTCGACACCGCGGCCGTCGTGCTCGTCGCGTCCGTACGCGCGCTCAAACTCCACGGCGGCGTCGCGGTCGACGCCCTCGATCGCCCGAACCCGGACGCCGTCGACCGCGGCCTGCCCAACCTCGAAAAGCACATCGAGAACATCCACATGTTCACGGAGCTGCCGGTCGTCGCGCTCAACCGGTTCGGCGCCGACACCGATGAGGAGATCGACGTCGTCCGTCGGTTCTGCAGCGACCGCGGCATCGAGTTCGCGGTCGCCGAGCACTTCGACCGGGGCGCGGAGGGCGCGGTCGACCTCGCGCGCGCGGTCGTGCGCCAGGCCGAGCGCGATCAGACCCGGTTCCGCCCGCTGTACGAGCTGGCGCAGTCGGTGCCGGACAAGATCCGCGCGGTCGCGACGCGCATGTACGGAGCGTCCGACGTCGCCTTCACCAAGCAGGCCGAGCGCGACCTGGCCGACATCGCGCGGCTCGGCTACGACAAGCTGCCGGTGTGCATCGCGAAGACGCACAGCTCGCTGTCTGACGATCCCAAGCTGCGCGGCCGACCGCGCGACTTCGACGTGACCGTGCGCGCGATTCAGATCAACGCCGGAGCCGGCTTCCTGGTCGTGCTCACCGGCGACATCTTGCGCATGCCGGGGCTGCCGCGGACTCCGCGCGCCGAATCGATCGATCTTCACGGCCAGGACGTCGTGGGGCTGCAGTAG
- a CDS encoding acyl carrier protein has protein sequence MNDMTVDATHSGSGGTPDASDLDRVRAIVAGIAGLSDPSAINPRADLYRDVGVKSVRALDLLLSLEDAFGVQIPDEAFGDARTVEALADLVRRLR, from the coding sequence GTGAACGACATGACCGTCGACGCAACACATTCCGGTTCCGGCGGCACGCCGGACGCAAGCGATCTCGATCGCGTACGCGCGATCGTCGCCGGCATCGCCGGCCTGTCCGACCCGAGCGCGATCAACCCTCGCGCCGACCTGTACCGCGACGTCGGCGTCAAGTCGGTCCGCGCGCTCGACCTGCTGCTGTCGCTCGAAGACGCGTTCGGCGTCCAGATCCCGGACGAGGCGTTCGGCGACGCGCGCACGGTCGAGGCGCTCGCCGACCTCGTCCGCCGACTGCGCTAG
- a CDS encoding acyltransferase gives MAALDRIVDDLLLRVRRGDSAAARAARDVYRWALRWNMPDTRLTRPLFAALYRAHDGWIAAREFAAAKLLIEPMVRARFDRVGARLHVTSLPYVVGHARIVVGDDCHFGLFSVKSGRFCDRPELIFGNRVSIGHGVRFVVNRRVAIGDRVGIAADCWIGDSDAHPTDPDARAAGVTELRPDDIRPVRIEDDVWLGIGAKVLKGATIGRAAVVAAGSVVTGDVPAGALAMGVPARILKRPW, from the coding sequence ATGGCCGCCCTCGATCGGATCGTCGACGACCTGCTGCTGCGCGTCCGCCGCGGCGACTCCGCCGCGGCGCGCGCGGCGCGCGACGTGTATCGCTGGGCCTTGCGCTGGAACATGCCGGACACGCGCCTGACGCGGCCGCTGTTCGCGGCGCTGTATCGCGCGCACGACGGCTGGATCGCCGCGCGCGAGTTCGCGGCCGCCAAGCTGTTGATCGAGCCGATGGTGCGCGCGCGGTTCGACCGCGTCGGCGCCCGCCTGCACGTGACGTCGCTGCCGTACGTCGTCGGCCACGCGCGCATCGTGGTCGGCGACGACTGTCACTTCGGCTTGTTCTCGGTCAAGAGCGGGCGATTCTGCGACCGGCCGGAATTGATTTTCGGCAACCGCGTGTCGATCGGCCACGGCGTGCGCTTCGTGGTCAACCGGCGCGTCGCGATCGGCGATCGGGTCGGCATCGCCGCCGATTGCTGGATCGGCGACTCGGACGCCCATCCGACGGATCCGGACGCTCGCGCCGCGGGCGTGACCGAGCTACGCCCCGACGACATTCGCCCGGTGCGGATCGAAGACGACGTGTGGCTGGGGATCGGCGCCAAGGTGCTCAAGGGCGCAACGATCGGCCGCGCCGCCGTGGTCGCCGCCGGCAGCGTCGTCACCGGCGATGTTCCGGCCGGGGCGCTGGCGATGGGAGTCCCCGCGCGCATCCTGAAGCGACCCTGGTGA
- the asnB gene encoding asparagine synthase (glutamine-hydrolyzing) — translation MCGIAGIASRRGASPPPPRDALVRMALALRHRGPDEMGVFRDRRCGLAHARLSIIDLATGQQPMGTADGRYWIAFNGEIFNYVELRDELVAAGRAFRTRSDTEVILHAYAEWGLDAFERLNGQWAIALWDRARRELVLARDRVGIRPLHVCERGDRVYFASEVKAIFAADPAIPRALDPRGLDQTFTFWSPVPPDTAFAAVREVRPGHVRVYRDGDVVERPYDAPRFPTGPGDGYSGSLDEAVAAVRAALERATSLRMLRADVPVGSYLSGGLDSSLVAALGRRAIGDRFHTFSLRFADAEYDETEYQRTMVARLGSDHHEIVVSRRDVADVFPAVVAHTERPVLRTAPAPLFLLSRLVRDTGIKVVLTGEGADEMFAGYDLFREGVVRRFWARQPQSRLRPLLLQKLYPYLARSPVSQQAMARRFFGRNLDRWREPDFTHDTRWHTTSGLKRLFSADLRAALAGVDAVAELLADLPPEFSRWSYLARDQYLEIRTLLAGYLLCSQGDRMLMAHSVEGRFPFLDPDVVALAHSLPPEYKLRVLDEKHVLKRAAADLVPAAIRTRPKQPYRAPDALAFVGDGALPDYAAECLSERAIVEAGVFDPKAIAQLVGKCVQRAGAGQFSNADNMAIVGVLSTQLLHECLVRAAPDAGDPDAAVLTTDVSIDSDDVDPSAAAGPARRDCGGHR, via the coding sequence ATGTGCGGCATCGCGGGGATCGCGAGTCGCCGCGGCGCGAGTCCGCCGCCGCCGCGCGACGCGCTCGTGCGGATGGCGCTCGCCCTGCGCCACCGGGGCCCCGACGAGATGGGCGTGTTCCGCGACCGTCGCTGCGGCCTGGCGCACGCGCGGCTGTCGATCATCGACCTGGCCACCGGCCAGCAGCCGATGGGCACGGCCGACGGGCGCTACTGGATCGCGTTCAACGGCGAGATCTTCAACTACGTCGAGCTGCGCGACGAGCTCGTCGCCGCCGGGCGCGCGTTCCGCACCCGCAGCGACACCGAGGTCATCCTGCACGCGTACGCGGAGTGGGGACTCGACGCGTTCGAGCGGTTGAACGGCCAGTGGGCGATCGCGCTGTGGGACCGCGCGCGCCGCGAGCTGGTGCTGGCGCGCGACCGCGTCGGCATCCGGCCGCTGCACGTGTGCGAGCGCGGCGACCGCGTCTACTTCGCCAGCGAGGTCAAGGCGATCTTCGCCGCCGACCCGGCCATTCCGCGGGCGCTCGACCCGCGCGGTCTCGACCAGACGTTCACGTTTTGGAGCCCCGTGCCGCCCGACACGGCGTTCGCCGCCGTGCGCGAGGTGCGGCCGGGCCACGTTCGTGTCTACCGCGACGGCGACGTGGTCGAGCGGCCGTACGACGCGCCGCGGTTTCCGACCGGGCCCGGCGACGGGTATTCCGGCTCGCTCGACGAGGCGGTCGCCGCGGTGCGCGCGGCGCTCGAACGCGCGACGTCGCTGCGGATGTTGCGCGCCGACGTGCCGGTCGGCAGCTACCTGTCGGGAGGCCTCGACAGTTCGTTGGTCGCCGCGCTCGGCCGCAGAGCGATCGGCGACCGCTTTCACACGTTCTCGCTGCGATTTGCAGACGCCGAGTACGACGAGACCGAGTATCAACGGACGATGGTCGCCCGCCTCGGCAGCGACCATCACGAGATCGTGGTGTCGCGGCGCGACGTGGCCGACGTGTTCCCGGCGGTCGTCGCGCACACCGAGCGCCCCGTGCTGCGAACCGCTCCCGCGCCGCTGTTCTTGCTGTCGCGGCTCGTGCGCGATACGGGCATCAAGGTCGTCCTCACCGGCGAGGGCGCCGACGAGATGTTCGCGGGGTACGACCTGTTTCGCGAGGGCGTCGTCCGCCGCTTCTGGGCGCGCCAGCCCCAGTCGAGGCTGCGCCCGTTGCTGCTGCAAAAGTTGTATCCGTACCTGGCGCGGTCGCCGGTGTCGCAGCAGGCGATGGCGCGCCGGTTCTTCGGCCGCAATCTCGACCGCTGGCGCGAGCCCGACTTCACTCACGACACCCGGTGGCACACCACCAGCGGGCTCAAGCGGTTGTTTTCCGCCGACCTGCGCGCGGCGCTCGCCGGGGTCGACGCGGTCGCCGAACTCCTCGCCGACCTGCCGCCGGAGTTTTCGCGGTGGTCGTATCTCGCGCGCGATCAGTACCTCGAGATTCGCACCCTGCTGGCCGGCTATCTGCTGTGCTCCCAGGGCGACCGAATGCTGATGGCCCACTCGGTCGAGGGCCGCTTTCCGTTTCTCGACCCCGACGTCGTCGCGCTGGCCCACTCGCTGCCGCCGGAGTACAAGCTGCGCGTGCTCGACGAAAAGCACGTGCTCAAGCGGGCGGCAGCCGACCTCGTGCCCGCGGCGATCCGGACGCGCCCGAAGCAGCCGTACCGCGCACCGGACGCGCTGGCGTTCGTCGGCGACGGCGCGCTTCCCGACTACGCGGCCGAGTGCTTGAGCGAGCGCGCCATCGTCGAGGCCGGCGTGTTCGACCCGAAGGCGATCGCGCAGCTCGTCGGCAAGTGCGTGCAACGCGCGGGCGCCGGCCAGTTCTCCAACGCGGACAACATGGCGATCGTCGGCGTGCTGTCGACGCAGCTTCTGCACGAGTGCCTGGTGCGCGCGGCGCCCGACGCCGGCGACCCGGACGCGGCGGTGCTCACGACCGACGTATCGATCGATTCCGACGACGTGGACCCATCGGCGGCCGCCGGACCGGCGCGCCGCGACTGCGGAGGACACCGATGA